A single uncultured Cohaesibacter sp. DNA region contains:
- a CDS encoding FadR/GntR family transcriptional regulator translates to MSQINPFEPIGHESLSDAVVEQIENMIVDGILKEGRRLPSERELAMMMGVSRPKIREALHILEERGLVTVRHGEGAFIAALTGTALSPAMLGLYARHSEAFFDYLEYRREQEAFASRLAAQRATVADKERIIEIMNVLQQSWEDDDLETSQEADFQFHQAITDASQNTTLIHMMASIYDLTRSRIFFNRDFLRSIDGSGRSLLDQHLEIGQAVLDGDAVRADKAARNHLDFVEKSVRFGQEQKQREAKAIKRRQFSR, encoded by the coding sequence ATGTCTCAGATCAACCCCTTTGAGCCCATCGGACATGAATCCCTGTCAGATGCAGTTGTCGAGCAAATCGAAAATATGATTGTCGATGGCATTCTGAAGGAAGGGCGTCGTCTGCCGTCCGAACGGGAACTGGCGATGATGATGGGCGTGTCGCGCCCGAAGATTCGGGAGGCTCTGCATATTCTCGAAGAGCGTGGTCTGGTCACGGTGCGCCATGGAGAGGGAGCCTTCATCGCGGCTTTGACGGGAACCGCCCTGTCTCCGGCGATGCTCGGCCTTTATGCCCGGCACAGTGAAGCCTTTTTCGACTATCTCGAATATCGCCGCGAGCAGGAGGCCTTTGCCTCGCGGCTGGCCGCTCAACGAGCGACCGTTGCCGACAAGGAGCGAATCATCGAGATCATGAACGTGCTCCAGCAGAGCTGGGAGGATGACGATCTGGAAACCTCGCAGGAGGCGGATTTCCAGTTCCACCAAGCGATTACCGATGCGAGTCAGAATACCACGCTCATTCACATGATGGCGTCGATCTATGATCTGACGCGCAGCCGGATCTTTTTCAATCGCGATTTTCTTCGCAGCATTGACGGATCGGGCCGTAGTCTGCTCGACCAACATCTGGAGATCGGTCAGGCCGTTCTGGATGGGGATGCGGTGCGGGCGGACAAGGCTGCACGCAATCATCTCGATTTTGTGGAGAAGTCCGTGCGCTTCGGGCAGGAACAGAAGCAGCGGGAGGCCAAGGCAATCAAGCGCCGACAATTCTCCCGTTAG
- a CDS encoding TRAP transporter substrate-binding protein, with translation MKKTLTTLAVAATLLSSTAAITTAQAADKVLLKTPIAFATSLPGLGSPVPRVAEQLDLMSGGTLKMKVYEPGKLVPPFEILDAVSSGKINSGYTTAGYWAGKIPAAPLFSAVPFGPEAGEYMAWLYYGNGLSLYQEMYDQGGFNVHVVPCAIIAPETSGWFAKEINSAEDLKGLKMRFFGLGGKVMQKLGVATSLLPGGEIFPALEKGAIDATEFSMPAIDKRLGFHKLVKFNYFPGWHQQATIFEILVNKDVWNDMSDQHKAILNNACKASMADSFAEGEAIQYEAMNENTEKNGVTIKKWDDDMLALFKKTWEEVAAEEASNDAFFKKVLDDMNGFRDNYEVWKQNAFLPR, from the coding sequence ATGAAAAAGACACTTACCACGCTCGCCGTGGCCGCGACCCTGCTGTCTTCAACGGCAGCCATCACCACCGCTCAGGCAGCAGACAAGGTGCTGCTGAAAACCCCGATCGCCTTCGCCACGTCCCTGCCGGGCCTTGGCTCGCCGGTTCCGCGCGTTGCCGAGCAGCTGGATCTGATGTCCGGTGGCACCCTGAAGATGAAGGTTTACGAGCCGGGCAAGCTGGTTCCACCGTTTGAAATTCTCGACGCAGTGTCATCTGGCAAGATCAACTCCGGCTACACAACCGCCGGATACTGGGCAGGCAAGATCCCTGCCGCGCCGCTGTTCTCCGCCGTTCCGTTCGGCCCGGAAGCTGGCGAATACATGGCTTGGCTCTATTACGGCAACGGCCTTTCCCTTTATCAGGAAATGTATGATCAGGGCGGCTTCAACGTCCATGTCGTTCCCTGCGCCATCATCGCGCCGGAAACCTCTGGCTGGTTCGCCAAGGAAATCAACAGCGCCGAGGACCTCAAGGGCCTGAAAATGCGCTTCTTCGGTCTTGGCGGCAAGGTCATGCAGAAACTTGGTGTTGCGACCTCCCTGCTGCCGGGTGGCGAAATCTTCCCCGCACTGGAGAAGGGTGCGATCGACGCCACCGAATTTTCCATGCCGGCCATCGACAAGCGTCTCGGCTTCCACAAGCTGGTCAAGTTCAACTACTTCCCCGGCTGGCATCAGCAGGCCACGATCTTTGAGATCCTCGTCAACAAGGATGTCTGGAACGACATGTCCGACCAGCACAAGGCTATCCTGAACAACGCCTGCAAGGCATCCATGGCCGACTCTTTCGCCGAAGGCGAAGCAATCCAGTATGAAGCCATGAACGAGAACACCGAGAAGAATGGCGTTACCATTAAGAAATGGGATGACGACATGCTCGCCCTGTTCAAGAAGACATGGGAAGAAGTCGCAGCCGAAGAAGCCAGCAATGATGCCTTCTTCAAGAAGGTGCTCGATGACATGAACGGTTTCCGCGACAATTACGAAGTCTGGAAACAGAACGCCTTCCTGCCAAGGTAA
- a CDS encoding TRAP transporter large permease subunit — protein MVETKNLGATPDGIDDPIDVFEHILEHEERDRQPLADAIERGVKTIGHIVMWANLLLIGAIVLQVSLRYLFSINYPKLDELQWHFYGLVTMVGISYAMATDSHVRVDLLHVQLNQRTRRIIEVLGILALMVPFLYLMVDQGYDYFAESLRVNERSSSPTGLPARWAFKFLIPASFVLLSLAALARLIHDVHALIANNPEERDGAGIRLILISLFGFAVVAFALTFLVEMTEEKLVIVMFLTFVALLFTGFPVAWTLAGVGVAFCGIAYLFDNGMMNWTGLEETLTGLDYLTLGAVVNRVYSTMSNAVLVALPMFIFMGLMLDESGVAERLMKSMQRLFGTVRGGLAITVTMIGIILAASTGIIGASVVLLGVLSLPSMMEQKYSPSLASGVVSASGTLGILIPPSIMLVIMADQMALSVGDLFMAAVFPGVIIGVLYLVYIFIASYLKADLAPVPEGAKAPDWAAVKDVLIAVLPTLGLILAVLGSIFAGLTTPTEASGIGAIGATLLALLYRRLTLKKLVNVLKSTFNTTAYIFAIFLGATVFSYVLRELGGDMLIEEMITGTGLGPEGTVIAILFIVFLLGFVLDWIEITLIVLPLMRPIINGLGLDIPGYDAIDEPSLVWFVILVAVTLQTSFLTPPVGFALFYLKGVCPPQIKLTDIYKGIIPFVILQLIGLFFVFVFPSLATWLPSVAY, from the coding sequence ATGGTAGAGACGAAAAACCTCGGAGCGACGCCCGACGGGATTGACGATCCAATCGATGTGTTCGAACACATTCTCGAGCATGAGGAGCGGGACAGACAACCCCTCGCCGACGCCATCGAGCGAGGCGTCAAGACCATCGGGCACATCGTCATGTGGGCCAATCTGCTTCTGATCGGCGCCATCGTGCTTCAGGTGTCCCTTCGCTACCTCTTCAGTATCAACTACCCCAAGCTCGACGAACTGCAATGGCACTTCTATGGCCTCGTCACCATGGTCGGCATCTCCTATGCCATGGCGACTGACAGTCACGTCCGTGTTGACCTGCTTCATGTCCAGCTCAATCAGCGCACCAGAAGGATCATCGAGGTCCTTGGCATTCTGGCGTTGATGGTGCCCTTCCTCTATCTGATGGTCGATCAGGGCTATGACTATTTCGCCGAAAGCCTGCGCGTCAACGAACGCTCATCAAGCCCGACCGGCCTGCCCGCCCGCTGGGCCTTCAAATTCCTCATCCCCGCATCCTTCGTCCTTCTGTCGCTGGCAGCCTTGGCTCGCCTGATCCACGATGTCCATGCGCTGATTGCCAACAATCCCGAAGAGAGGGACGGGGCTGGTATTCGCCTCATCCTCATCTCATTATTCGGCTTTGCTGTCGTCGCCTTTGCCCTTACTTTCCTTGTCGAGATGACCGAAGAAAAGCTGGTCATCGTGATGTTCCTCACCTTCGTGGCCCTCTTGTTCACCGGCTTCCCCGTCGCCTGGACGCTGGCCGGGGTCGGGGTTGCCTTCTGCGGCATCGCCTATCTGTTCGACAACGGCATGATGAACTGGACCGGTCTTGAAGAAACCCTCACCGGCCTTGATTACCTCACCCTTGGTGCAGTGGTGAACCGTGTCTACTCCACCATGTCCAACGCGGTGCTCGTCGCTCTGCCAATGTTCATCTTCATGGGGTTGATGCTCGACGAGTCCGGTGTCGCCGAACGCCTAATGAAATCCATGCAACGCCTGTTTGGCACTGTGCGCGGCGGTCTTGCCATCACGGTGACCATGATCGGTATCATTCTGGCGGCCTCCACCGGCATCATCGGTGCCTCGGTGGTTCTGCTCGGCGTCCTGTCGCTTCCCTCGATGATGGAGCAGAAATACAGTCCGTCCCTTGCCTCGGGTGTGGTCAGTGCATCCGGTACCCTCGGCATCCTGATCCCGCCCTCGATCATGCTGGTCATCATGGCCGACCAGATGGCCCTCTCCGTTGGCGACCTCTTCATGGCCGCGGTCTTCCCCGGCGTGATCATCGGCGTCCTCTATCTCGTCTATATCTTCATCGCCTCTTACCTGAAGGCCGATCTGGCTCCTGTGCCGGAAGGGGCGAAGGCTCCCGACTGGGCCGCTGTCAAGGACGTGCTCATCGCGGTGCTGCCGACTCTTGGCCTCATCCTTGCGGTGCTCGGCTCGATCTTCGCGGGCCTGACCACCCCGACCGAAGCTTCCGGCATCGGTGCCATCGGTGCGACCCTGCTGGCACTCCTCTATCGCCGGCTGACGCTGAAAAAACTCGTCAACGTGCTGAAATCCACCTTCAACACCACCGCCTACATCTTCGCCATCTTCCTTGGAGCAACGGTCTTCTCCTATGTCCTGCGCGAGTTGGGCGGAGACATGCTGATCGAGGAAATGATCACCGGCACCGGTCTTGGCCCCGAAGGGACGGTCATCGCGATCCTGTTCATCGTCTTCCTGCTCGGCTTCGTCCTCGACTGGATCGAGATCACCCTGATCGTGCTGCCGTTAATGCGCCCGATCATCAATGGCCTCGGGCTCGACATTCCCGGTTACGATGCCATCGACGAGCCGTCCCTTGTCTGGTTCGTCATTCTCGTGGCAGTGACCTTGCAGACCTCGTTCCTGACACCGCCCGTCGGCTTCGCCCTCTTCTATCTCAAGGGCGTCTGTCCACCGCAGATCAAGCTCACGGATATCTACAAGGGCATCATTCCCTTCGTCATCCTGCAGCTGATCGGCTTGTTCTTTGTATTTGTGTTTCCATCCCTTGCAACCTGGTTGCCATCGGTGGCTTACTAG
- the dld gene encoding D-lactate dehydrogenase, producing the protein MPAKDDLISTLRSIVGSKHVLTSEKQTERFRRGFRSGEGDALCVIQPGSLLELWQSLEAIARADKIIIMQAANTGLTEGSTPNGSYDRDVVLINTRRMDKLQSIRDGEQVISFPGSTLFALEKLLDPLNRQPHSVIGSSCIGASVIGGVCNNSGGSLIERGPSYTELALFARISEDGTLELVNHLGIELGSTPEEILTRLEAGDYDKDAIEETNRKASDTDYETRVREVDAQTPARFNADKRRLYEASGCAGKLAVFAVRLDTYPKNEVEKTFYIGTNNHDELEILRRSILADFETLPVSGEYMHRDIFDITHKYGKDTVVLIDKLGTDRLPDFFALKGWVDARLRNIPGLKHFTDQFMQFLSRLWPEILPERVLAFRDQYEHHLILKMHDGGIEEARTLLEDMKRRTGLDFFECDPREAKIAGLHRFAAAGAAIRYHAIHSDEVEDILALDIALRRNDRNWLESLPPAISDRLTHKLYYGHFMCHVLHQDYIVKKGEDPKAIKEEMLKILNLRGAEYPAEHNVGHLYTAKQSLAHFYREIDPTNSFNPGIGKMSRNKHYH; encoded by the coding sequence ATGCCCGCCAAGGATGATCTGATATCCACGCTGCGCTCCATCGTCGGATCGAAGCATGTTCTGACCTCGGAAAAACAGACCGAGCGCTTCCGAAGAGGCTTCCGGTCTGGCGAAGGCGACGCTCTCTGCGTCATCCAGCCGGGCAGCCTGCTCGAACTCTGGCAGAGCCTTGAGGCCATCGCCCGGGCCGACAAGATCATCATCATGCAGGCGGCCAACACGGGCCTGACCGAAGGCTCCACCCCCAATGGCAGCTATGATCGGGACGTCGTGCTGATCAACACCCGCCGCATGGACAAGCTGCAGAGCATCAGGGACGGCGAGCAGGTCATTTCCTTCCCCGGCTCCACCCTGTTCGCGCTCGAAAAACTGCTCGACCCGCTCAACCGGCAACCTCATTCCGTCATCGGCTCCTCTTGCATCGGCGCCTCGGTCATCGGCGGCGTTTGCAACAATTCCGGCGGCTCCCTGATCGAGCGCGGCCCCTCCTACACAGAGTTGGCCCTCTTTGCCCGCATCAGCGAGGACGGCACCCTTGAGCTCGTCAATCACCTGGGCATTGAACTGGGCTCAACGCCAGAGGAAATCCTTACCCGCCTCGAAGCCGGGGATTATGACAAGGACGCCATCGAGGAGACCAACCGCAAGGCCTCCGACACTGACTATGAAACCCGGGTACGCGAGGTCGATGCCCAGACCCCTGCCCGCTTCAATGCCGACAAGCGCCGCCTCTATGAAGCATCCGGCTGCGCGGGCAAACTCGCAGTCTTTGCCGTGCGCCTTGATACCTATCCCAAGAACGAGGTCGAGAAGACCTTCTACATCGGCACCAACAACCACGATGAACTTGAGATCCTGCGACGCTCCATTCTCGCTGACTTCGAAACCCTGCCAGTCTCGGGCGAATATATGCACCGGGACATCTTCGACATCACGCACAAATATGGAAAAGACACCGTGGTGCTGATCGACAAGCTCGGCACCGACCGACTGCCGGATTTCTTTGCGCTCAAGGGCTGGGTCGACGCGCGGCTTCGCAACATCCCCGGTCTCAAGCACTTCACCGACCAGTTCATGCAATTCCTCTCCCGCCTCTGGCCGGAAATTCTGCCCGAACGGGTGCTTGCCTTCCGCGATCAGTACGAACACCACCTGATCCTCAAGATGCACGACGGCGGCATCGAGGAAGCCCGCACCCTGCTTGAGGACATGAAGCGAAGAACCGGCCTCGATTTCTTCGAATGCGATCCGCGCGAAGCCAAGATCGCCGGACTACATCGCTTTGCAGCAGCGGGTGCGGCCATCCGCTATCACGCCATCCATTCCGACGAGGTGGAGGACATTCTGGCCCTTGACATCGCCTTGAGGCGCAACGACCGCAACTGGCTAGAGAGTCTGCCACCGGCCATCAGCGACCGGCTGACCCACAAGCTCTATTATGGCCACTTCATGTGCCACGTGCTGCATCAGGATTACATCGTCAAGAAGGGTGAGGATCCCAAGGCAATCAAGGAAGAGATGCTCAAGATCCTCAACCTGCGCGGCGCCGAATATCCCGCCGAGCACAATGTCGGGCATCTTTATACGGCCAAGCAAAGTCTAGCGCACTTCTATCGCGAAATCGACCCGACCAACAGCTTCAACCCCGGTATCGGCAAGATGAGCCGCAACAAGCACTATCACTAG
- a CDS encoding ATP-binding cassette domain-containing protein, which yields MIDISGLSHSIADTAILADVSVTIPPKGITALIGPNGAGKSTLLSLMCRLMPIQKGRIRIDELEVGHCASDVLARKLAILPQRVHVSSRLSVSELVSFGRYPHSKGRLGKEDQVLIDHAIDVFELQTLADRQIDTLSGGQRQRAFLAMAFAQDTDYLLLDEPLNNLDIAAVRKLMKTLSDLSHHHDRTIVIVVHDINIAARYADHLIALRDGRCVADGAPGAIITEDFMRQTYGTDAEVFERNGRPVVLV from the coding sequence ATGATCGATATCAGCGGGCTTTCCCATTCCATCGCCGATACGGCCATTCTTGCCGATGTCTCGGTGACCATCCCGCCCAAGGGCATCACGGCCCTGATCGGGCCAAACGGGGCGGGCAAGTCGACCCTTCTGTCTCTCATGTGCCGACTGATGCCCATTCAGAAGGGGCGGATCCGGATCGATGAGCTGGAAGTGGGGCATTGTGCGTCCGATGTCCTTGCCCGCAAGCTCGCCATCTTGCCGCAGCGCGTGCATGTTTCGAGCCGCCTGTCGGTGTCCGAGTTGGTGAGTTTCGGGCGCTATCCCCACTCGAAGGGGCGGCTCGGCAAAGAGGATCAGGTGTTGATCGACCATGCGATCGACGTGTTCGAGCTTCAGACCCTTGCGGACCGGCAGATTGACACCCTGTCGGGCGGGCAGAGGCAGCGGGCCTTTCTTGCGATGGCCTTTGCGCAGGATACGGACTATCTGCTGCTTGATGAACCGCTCAACAACCTCGATATCGCGGCGGTGCGAAAGCTGATGAAGACGTTGAGTGATCTGTCCCACCATCATGACCGAACTATCGTCATCGTCGTGCATGACATTAACATCGCGGCCCGTTATGCCGATCATCTGATTGCCCTGCGCGACGGTCGCTGTGTGGCCGATGGGGCACCGGGAGCGATCATCACCGAGGATTTCATGCGCCAAACCTATGGCACGGACGCGGAGGTGTTCGAGCGCAACGGGCGTCCCGTCGTGCTCGTTTGA
- a CDS encoding iron chelate uptake ABC transporter family permease subunit → MPRAHALRLSGLLLLLVVCVSLYMGYGIRGSLEFALTYRGEKLAGLLVVALSISTSTVLFHTITGNRILTPSIMGFDALYVMILSLMVFLLGSQTYVAVPEQLLFVINASTLLLVSFGLFATLLGQVRADIMRMVLTGIIAGVMFRSLSSLVQRLIDPSEFAVVAANSFARFSTIDAGLLWVAAPVCLLGIVSAGLLRHRLDVLALGPEIAINLGEDPRKLSLIALVIVSLLVSTATALVGPVAFLGLLVVNLAHLVTPTPHHGLQFLTAGLVSAITLVGGQTIMERLFHFTTPLSVIVDLIGGLVFLFLVFSQAKR, encoded by the coding sequence ATGCCTAGAGCCCATGCACTCCGGCTGTCGGGCCTTTTGCTTCTGCTTGTTGTCTGTGTGAGCCTCTACATGGGCTACGGCATCAGGGGCAGCCTAGAGTTTGCGCTGACCTACCGGGGTGAGAAGCTTGCCGGTCTTCTGGTGGTTGCCCTGTCGATCAGCACATCGACAGTGCTGTTCCACACCATCACGGGCAACCGCATCCTGACGCCGTCGATCATGGGCTTTGATGCGCTCTATGTGATGATCCTGTCGCTGATGGTGTTTCTGCTCGGGTCCCAGACTTATGTGGCCGTGCCGGAGCAGCTGTTGTTTGTGATCAATGCGTCCACACTGCTGCTGGTTTCCTTTGGTCTGTTTGCCACGCTTCTGGGGCAGGTCCGGGCGGACATCATGCGCATGGTGTTGACCGGGATCATTGCCGGGGTGATGTTTCGCTCGCTGAGCTCGCTGGTGCAGCGGCTGATTGATCCGAGCGAATTTGCGGTCGTGGCGGCCAATTCCTTTGCGCGCTTCTCAACCATCGATGCGGGTCTGTTGTGGGTTGCCGCACCGGTTTGCCTTCTGGGGATCGTCTCGGCCGGTCTTTTGCGCCACCGGCTCGATGTGCTGGCGCTCGGGCCCGAGATTGCCATCAATCTGGGCGAGGATCCGCGCAAGCTGTCGCTAATTGCGCTGGTCATCGTCTCCCTGCTGGTCTCCACGGCCACGGCGCTGGTGGGGCCGGTTGCCTTTTTGGGGCTTTTGGTGGTCAATCTGGCGCATCTTGTCACGCCGACGCCCCATCACGGCTTGCAGTTTCTGACGGCGGGACTGGTTTCGGCCATCACGCTCGTTGGCGGCCAGACCATCATGGAGCGACTGTTTCACTTCACCACTCCGCTTTCGGTGATCGTCGATCTGATCGGCGGTCTGGTGTTTCTCTTCCTTGTTTTCAGTCAGGCGAAACGATGA
- a CDS encoding iron chelate uptake ABC transporter family permease subunit — protein sequence MTINQARLISLVLLVLLAGISMGVGVMDLSWSSPSGEGLFALSRFPRTAAAILAGGSLAVGGVILQTLVHNRFVEPMTTGTGEGAALGILLALVLLPEESLMLRLLFASVTALVANLGFLAMVRRLPPTQPLMVPLVGIVYGGILGAIVTFFAYQYDLLQYLGVWLNGDFSGILKGRYELLWLAGALALLTYFIADRLAIVGLGDTISTGLGVSYHQVVMVGLVAISVVSAMTVVTVGMIPFIGLVVPNVISRTLGDNLRRTLPVTALFGANLVLACDIVARLIRFPYEMPVGSVLGLLGALVFLWILYHPRKRHA from the coding sequence ATGACTATCAATCAAGCCCGTTTGATCAGCCTTGTGCTTCTCGTGCTGCTGGCCGGGATTTCGATGGGCGTTGGGGTCATGGATCTGTCCTGGTCGTCCCCATCGGGAGAGGGGTTGTTCGCGCTCAGCCGCTTTCCGCGCACCGCCGCGGCCATTCTGGCAGGCGGCAGTCTGGCGGTTGGCGGTGTGATCCTGCAAACACTGGTGCACAATCGCTTTGTCGAGCCAATGACAACGGGAACCGGCGAGGGTGCGGCCCTCGGGATCCTTCTGGCGCTGGTTCTGTTGCCTGAAGAAAGCCTGATGCTGCGTCTGCTGTTCGCGTCGGTCACGGCCCTTGTTGCCAATCTCGGGTTTCTGGCCATGGTGCGCCGTCTGCCGCCAACCCAGCCGCTGATGGTGCCGCTGGTGGGCATCGTCTATGGCGGCATTCTGGGCGCCATCGTCACCTTCTTTGCCTATCAATATGATCTGCTGCAATATCTCGGGGTCTGGCTGAACGGGGACTTCTCGGGGATCCTCAAGGGGCGTTATGAGCTCTTGTGGCTGGCCGGGGCGCTGGCGCTGCTCACCTATTTCATTGCCGACCGACTGGCGATCGTCGGCCTCGGGGATACGATCAGCACCGGGCTTGGGGTTTCCTATCATCAGGTGGTGATGGTGGGGCTCGTCGCCATTTCGGTGGTCAGTGCCATGACCGTGGTCACCGTGGGGATGATCCCGTTCATCGGGCTCGTGGTGCCCAATGTCATCAGCCGTACCCTTGGCGACAATCTGCGCCGCACGCTGCCTGTCACCGCCCTGTTCGGTGCCAATTTGGTTCTGGCCTGCGACATTGTCGCCCGCCTGATCCGGTTTCCCTATGAGATGCCGGTGGGCTCCGTCCTTGGCCTGCTCGGGGCGCTGGTGTTCCTCTGGATCCTCTATCATCCGAGGAAGCGCCATGCCTAG
- a CDS encoding siderophore ABC transporter substrate-binding protein yields the protein MLRTLLFSLFMMSAGSAFAQTTIETARGPVSLDGVPQTIAAYDVAAIDTLDALGVPVKGAIDRLFLPYLDDVAAEASVVGTIFEPDLEALNAIEPDLTIIGGRSAKQLDAVSRVSKAVDMTIGTDVVSDGFQRLETYGKLFGKEEQAAQIRADLEARFDATRAALGEGKTALVLMTNGTKMSAYGKTGRFGWLYNRLGLEPATEISESNHGEAISFEFINQANPDLLLVIDRQAAIGADGAEAAVVLDNALVHETKAWKQNGVIYLNASAAYIAAGGVQAMGLLLVSIDEAVAQAK from the coding sequence ATGCTTCGTACCCTTCTATTCTCCTTGTTCATGATGTCGGCTGGTTCGGCCTTTGCCCAGACCACGATCGAAACCGCACGCGGGCCGGTGAGCCTTGATGGTGTGCCACAGACGATTGCTGCCTACGATGTCGCTGCCATCGACACGCTCGATGCGTTGGGTGTGCCGGTCAAGGGCGCGATTGATCGACTGTTCCTGCCCTATCTTGATGATGTTGCGGCCGAAGCAAGTGTTGTCGGCACGATCTTTGAGCCGGATCTGGAGGCGCTCAACGCCATCGAACCCGATCTCACGATCATCGGCGGGCGCTCGGCAAAGCAGCTTGATGCGGTTTCCCGTGTGTCCAAGGCGGTGGACATGACCATCGGCACCGATGTCGTCTCTGATGGTTTTCAGCGGCTCGAAACCTACGGCAAGCTGTTCGGCAAGGAAGAGCAGGCAGCTCAGATCCGCGCCGATCTTGAAGCCCGTTTTGATGCCACCCGCGCAGCGCTCGGCGAAGGCAAGACCGCGCTGGTGTTGATGACCAACGGGACGAAAATGTCCGCCTATGGCAAGACGGGGCGCTTTGGCTGGCTCTACAACCGTCTTGGTCTTGAGCCTGCAACGGAGATTTCGGAAAGCAACCATGGCGAGGCGATCTCCTTCGAGTTCATCAATCAGGCAAATCCGGATCTGCTGCTGGTGATCGACCGGCAGGCCGCTATCGGGGCTGATGGAGCCGAGGCTGCGGTGGTGCTTGACAATGCTCTGGTGCACGAAACCAAGGCCTGGAAGCAGAATGGCGTGATCTATCTGAATGCCTCGGCGGCCTATATCGCTGCGGGCGGTGTTCAGGCGATGGGGCTGTTGCTTGTCTCCATTGACGAAGCGGTCGCTCAGGCGAAGTAA